The Arachis duranensis cultivar V14167 chromosome 2, aradu.V14167.gnm2.J7QH, whole genome shotgun sequence genome has a window encoding:
- the LOC107475490 gene encoding pectinesterase 2 isoform X4 translates to MSPFHSLVILLIPFLLSSIVSSYSYNDLKLWCGQTPNPQPCEYLLSKNPNHLHKPIKQKSDFLKLSLQLAQERALIGHANTVSLGSKCRNQLERVAWNDCVELYEQTIQKLNKTLDPNTKCSQVDAQTWLSTALTNLETCKAGFYELGVQDYVLPLMSNNVTKLLSNTLALNNNGESHQEPSYKDGFPTWVKPGDRKLLQASSPASRANVVVAKDGSGKYTTVSAAINAAPKKSNGRYVIYVKGGIYNEQVEIKTKNIMLVGDGIGKTIITGSKSVGGGTTTFRSATVAVVGDGFIAQDITFRNTAGAKNHQAVALRSGSDLSVFYRCSFEGYQDTLYVHSERQFYKNCNIYGTVDFIFGNAAVVFQNCNIFARNPPNKVNTITAQGRTDPNQNTGISIHDCRVTAASDLKPVQSSVRTYLGRPWKEYSRTVFMKSFLDGLVQPAGWMEWSGNFALNTLYYGEYMNTGPGSSTSNRVKWRGYRVIKTAAEASKFTVGNFIAGNSWLPATKVPFTSNL, encoded by the exons ATGTCACCTTTTCATTCCCTTGTAATACTCTTGATTCCTTTCCTACTTTCCTCTATTGTTTCTTCATATTCATATAATGACCTTAAACTTTGGTGTGGCCAAACACCTAATCCTCAACCATGTGAGTATCTCTTGAGCAAAAACCCTAATCACTTGCACAAACCCattaagcaaaaatctgattttctCAAGCTTTCATTGCAACTTGCTCAAGAGAGAGCACTCATAGGACATGCAAACACTGTTTCACTTGGATCAAAGTGCCGCAACCAACTTGAAAGGGTTGCATGGAATGATTGTGTAGAGCTCTATGAACAAACCATTCAAAAGCTCAACAAAACCCTAGACCCTAACACCAAGTGCTCCCAAGTTGATGCTCAAACATGGCTTAGCACTGCTCTCACAAACCTTGAGACATGCAAAGCTGGCTTCTATGAACTTGGTGTTCAAGACTATGTCCTTCCTCTAATGTCCAACAATGTTACGAAGTTGCTAAGCAACACTTTGGCTCTTAACAACAATGGTGAATCTCATCAAGAACCAAGTTACAAAGATGGATTCCCAACATGGGTCAAGCCCGGTGATAGAAAATTGTTGCAAGCATCTTCTCCGGCTTCTAGGGCTAATGTAGTGGTGGCTAAAGATGGATCTGGAAAATACACCACAGTGAGTGCTGCCATAAATGCTGCACCAAAGAAGAGCAATGGAAGGTATGTGATATATGTGAAGGGTGGGATATACAATGAGCAAGTTGAAATAAAGACAAAGAATATAATGTTGGTCGGAGATGGTATTGGAAAAACCATAATCACAGGTAGCAAAAGTGTTGGAGGTGGCACTACAACCTTTCGTTCAGCCACAGTTG CTGTTGTTGGAGATGGATTTATTGCTCAAGATATCACATTCAGAAACACTGCAGGTGCAAAAAATCATCAAGCTGTTGCATTGCGTTCTGGATCAGATTTATCAGTTTTTTACAGATGTAGTTTTGAAGGTTATCAAGACACGCTATATGTTCATTCTGAGAGACAATTCTACAAAAATTGCAACATTTATGGAACCGTTGACTTTATATTTGGCAACGCTGCTGTTGTGTTCCAAAACTGTAACATATTTGCAAGAAACCCTCCAAACAAAGTAAACACAATCACAGCACAAGGAAGAACCGATCCAAACCAAAACACTGGCATTTCCATTCACGATTGTAGGGTTACAGCTGCTTCAGATTTGAAACCGGTTCAAAGTTCAGTGAGAACTTATCTTGGAAGACCATGGAAAGAGTATTCAAGAACCGTGTTTATGAAGAGTTTTCTTGATGGTTTGGTTCAACCGGCCGGTTGGATGGAATGGAGTGGTAACTTTGCTTTGAACACGCTTTATTATGGAGAGTATATGAATACTGGACCCGGTTCATCGACTTCAAACCGGGTTAAATGGCGTGGTTATCGTGTTATTAAGACTGCTGCTGAAGCATCGAAATTTACGGTTGGGAATTTCATTGCTGGAAACTCATGGTTACCAGCTACCAAAGTGCCTTTCACCTCAAATCTCTAA